The following nucleotide sequence is from Callithrix jacchus isolate 240 chromosome 12, calJac240_pri, whole genome shotgun sequence.
GCTGCTTTTATTGCTTCTTTTCCAGGACAGCTGTCCCTGAAATCTCTTCTCCTCCAAGTCAGCACCAGGCTCCCTcgctcttattttctttcttcagagtTAGGCATAGCAACAACAGCAACCATAATAATGATTAACAGTTTATTTCAAAACGCTTTCTAAGGAAATGACAATAAACAGAGTGCGTCTGCCCAAGGAAACCCCCCAGCCGTCAGCCAGTAATACAACTGCATGTGCTAATGAACCCAAAGCTGTTAATGTGGTTTCTTCAGTTAAATTGATTCATGAATTTTGAAGAGAACATTATCTAATGAATTTTCTTTGAATAGAAAGCAATTAAAAGGACAAATCAGTCTGATTAACCCCAAAGTCACCCTCCTGCCACAAATGGTGTACAGTTTGAAATTATATCATAAAAAACTAGAGCACATTTGCTATCTTTTTGCCCTCTACTAATCCATGTAAATTAATGAACAACAAAGTTAATTTCTTTGATGACCCTTTTCTGGTTTCACCTGGATTATGCTGATGTTTAATTTGCTTAATGTTATAATAAAGActaaacaggtttttttttcccagtgaagTGATTATCGTTCCCTTCAGTTAAGgcgtgatttttattatttaacacaCATGTAAGGGTGTGTTTCCTTTAAGAACCAAATCGCACTTTGCCAGCTTGGCACCAAGTGTAATTAGTGTTCTTGTGGACACACTCAGAGCATCGTCCCTGCCCGAGGAAGCCTTCCCTTTGTTGCTGCTGTTCAGAAACTCCTGCCCCTGGAGGGCTGGAGCCCCTGTGACAGAGGACGTGGCTCTGTCCAGTGCTCCTGAGCTGCATGTCCCCCTTGGAAAGACAATAGGTACTGATTCAGGCAGCCCTTCTTCGCATGCCCAGGTTTCTCTCCTGCCCACCCCACTCCCAGGTAGCAGTTCTGAAACCTGGAGGCAGACGCAGAGAATGTTCTCCCGCGGTTGCCTCCTCGTTCCTGCAGCAGGATGCCGCACAAATGCAGCTGGATGTGCTTAGTCAATTAAAATGGGAATCGGGTTATTTTAGTATTGCATCCCTATTCATTGAAGGTGCCTGAAGCCAAGGTCACCGCCGGCCCCTGCATACCGTGGCGCTTGGCGCTCCGTGTGGTAGCTGGGGGCAGTCCTGTGCACGGCTGGATGTGGACAGCCAGCATCATATCGCAGCCTGGCCTGTGGCCGCTTTTGCCTTCTTTGTCCCAGCTGAACTTGGAAATTAACCAGCAGTACAAAAGATTTCCAAGTAGGCAGGCAGACAGGGACTTCTGTGCGTATTAATTGAGCCATGCGCTCACTTACACGCCCCCAGTCACTAGAAGGGCGGCACCGGCAATCCCGCACGGAACACGGAAGGTGGAAGGAAATCACAAATCCACGGTGCCCGCCCCAGGGATGCCTTCCGAGGGGCCAGCCTGCGTGGTGGCCTGCGTCACACCCATGTCTGCTCCCCTGGTGACATGGTGGCAAGGCGATGCATGGAGGCCATGCTTTAATTGAGTATAACACCTCTATTTGTGTCGATGCGTTTCCTGTTCTGGGACTAGCAGCTGTTTATATCAGAGCTGCGGAAGCTGTTTGTCCAAATCTCATTCTGCATTCTTCCTTTCAGAGTCGTTCACCAGGCAGGTGTTATGGGAGCTCCTGAAGGCTGTGAAATTCGGAGAAGTGGTTTCTTACCAGCAGTTAGCAGCCCTGGCAGGCAACCCCAAAGCCGCGCGAGCAGTGGGAGGAGCGATGAGAAGCAACCCTGTGAGTTCTCATGGCACGGGCATGCCTGCGGGTGGTGGGCGCGTGCAGGCAGCAGGGGGTCATCTGATGCCACATGTTTCCCCAGCAGGCCATGCTCCTGGGGTGGGCAGAGGGACAGCATCTGTGATGGGGATCGTTGTGCCAGATGCCTCCTGAAGAGGCAAGGAGGCTACCTGGACACCACACTCCGGGAAGCCCCTCCCCCCAGGAGCACATCCCCGCTTGAGCTTCTGGTCATTACAATGAACAGGAGAGGAGGGACCCTGGCAGAGTGGCAAGGGGGCAGAGGGGACCCCACTTGCTCACTCAGCGGGTGGAAGTGTTGGGTGCCTGTTTTATGATCCACTGCTGTAGATGCCTGGAGTGTAgcagcaaacaaaacagaaaaaaaggcctACCTGCAAGGTGCCTCCATCCAGGAGGATGGCCCAGAAAGGGTGCACATCCAACCAGCTCTCTGGGGCTGCACTCCCCCTGAGGGCCACGGCTCCCTGGGTCTCAAGAGCCACAGCCCCACACGTGAGCACGGATGGTGGACCACACACACCTCGCGTCTCACCAGGGATGGCATTCCCCGCGCCCCTAGGGCCCTTCTGTGTCCTCATCCTTCCCGTGTGTCTGCAGTCAGGTTTCACTGAGCTTGAGGCTCCCAGGCTGTGCATCCTCAGGCTGTGCTCCCCAGAGGACAAGGCCCAGCCGGGACACAGCATGGTGGGCAGCATGGCCTGTGGTACCCGGGGACATCGGGGGCGCCCTTGCTCTCCCATCTCCCAGTACCTGGGACTGGCCCCTGGGTCACAGGCCACGTAGCATGAGGAGGGAAGTTGCACATGGCCTGCCATGTGGGTGTGCCCAAGGCCACGCGTGCCTGTTGGGAGGGGTGGGCAGGAAGGGTGCCCCTGTCTGCATGGCCCACTGGGAGAACCCACACAACCTCAAGAACAGCCCTGGAACATTCACCCAGGGATGGTGCATGGTCACGCTAGCAATGCCTTCTCCTGAAAGCTCTGAGGGTTTCTAACATGACAAAGTTAATCAGGGAGCGCAAATATGGTCACTCCGTCGAGGGATGGAGATGACTAAATCAGAGTGACCCCACTTTTTGAAAAATCACTGTGGCTTTGCTGTTGGTTTTCAAAACTACTTCCACCCCTGCTCACAGGGGAGAGGCCGGCGTGTTCACACCACagcctgctgctcctgctgcccgCTGCGCATCCCAGGGCAGAGCCTCCGTTTCTAGGAGGACAGTTACCTGGGCTTTTGCACAAAACTGCATTGTTTGTCCTTAAAAAGCAGCTCCGCTGGGTTTGCATTGTCATCCTGTACACCCTCATCTGGGCAAGCTTTCTGCCATATTTAAAATATCCCAAATATCCCAGGAGCGAGGTGCCGCAGGGACAGCCACCATGCCGCCTCCTGCATCTCTTCCCGTCCTCAGGGTTGGTGATGTGGCTGGTGGGCATGGTTGGCCGTTCCTTTGGCACCTGGCACACGTTAATTGCAGCGTCTTCAGCTACATTGTCATAAAACGTCTGCAATACACAGTAGGGGTCTTATTTTTAGGGTGCATGGGAGATGTTACTTAATCAAGTTTCTGAGGATGGTTTTTGACATTTCCCAATAAAGCTTAACCTACAACCCCTCTGGAAGGCCGCCGTCTTCTCCCTGGTTGTGAGTCCATTTTGAGGTGTTCAGCCTGGCGAAAGGCAGCTCAGACACTGTGGTGTTGCAGCTCCGTGTAAGGCCCATGAGAACTGGGGCTGCAAATGGGATTTGGGGGTTCTCCTCCCGCATCACTGCAGTGCCTGCTTCAGGCCGTGTCTACTCTTCCTGCCCCTCCAGGAGAGTAAGTCATCGTCTTGTCCCGGCTGAGGTGGGTTCAGCTCTCTCTGTGCATACACATGAAGATGGGAGTGGCGCCATCAGTGCTCGCTCCCTCGCGTGGGCAGCTCCCCGTTTGCTGGGAGGACAAGCTCCCCTAACTGGCGTGAAGCATGGTGACACCCTCCCCCAGAAGCCTTTCGTGAGGCTGGCAGTTTCTCATTCTGCAGTGGAGCTGCCGTAGCAATCCTGCTTGTGGcaatattcagagacatttatTGTTCTGCAAACCAGCGTGACTCTCTTCTGCTATTAATCTCTGAGTGTCTCTGTTCCAGTATGGCCTCAGTCACTGAAATGTATAAAGTAGTATCACATGGGGTGTCAAACCCTAATGTCCGAGGAGTCCACACATCGACACCCCGTCACATGGCAGAGCCAAGACTGGAGGTGAGCACAGCACCAGGCAGGACAGTTCCACGGGCACAGTGTCGCGCCCTTCCCAGCGTCCACATCGCTCCTGTGCTGAGGGCAGCCAGGCGGTGGTGGCCTCCTGTGGCCTTGCTGTGGGCATCAGTGTGTGCGGTGACCTTCACCCCgaggaggaggctgcagcagtACCCGCAGCTCCAGTACCCACAGATGCCTCAGAGTATGGCCCAGACACACCAGAGATACTTTCGCAAGAAACCTTCGCCTGAGTAGTTTACTATCGTTCAGGGTGACCCAGGGACTTGAGGGAGGAAGGGCCCTAGCCAGCAGCGAGCCATTGCTGTTGTCAAGTGTCCCCAGGAGTGTTTCCCTTTGCCACTGACAGCAGCGTCCCAGCCGAGGCTGTGCACATCCAGCCCAGACGGTGCATCGCTGAGGCTCGCTCACTGAAAACATCCCTTATATTCAGGCTGAATAGAGCGATTGTGCATTTAAGGGAGGAGAGTGAAAAATGGACTTGGAGTGTTAAAAAAGCATCATAAAGCTCATTGTGCATTAATTCCTTAGGTGGCTTGCAATAAACAGGAGCACATGCTGGGTCATATTACTGCATTTGCTGTCGGCATGCATCTCTCTTCCCCCACCAGAGTAAGGGATGACTTTTGCTATGTGGGGCTTTCCTCCATCCTAGGAGCTTGATTTCTCCAGTTTTCCAGGAAGGACTCATCAGGTGGTGTAAGGTGGTTGGTCAGCATTCCTGGAAGGCTGTCTGCCCAGCCCAGCGGGAGAAGATGGTCAGTTTCCCAGGATATTGAGTAGAAAACTCCCCGCGGCCCACCCCCTCTACAAAGCACTCTTCCTCTTCATCCTCACACAGAATTTGCTAAATGCAGTTCAAAGGCAATCGATGCATTACACAGAGAGTCTCCCACCTTTTTCTAAACAAATGCATTCCTGAGGAGCTGGTTTATTCACAGATTGCCACGAGCGTTAATGACCCCCCGAGTTGTGTTCTGCCAGTCACCGAGATGGCTACTGATAAAGACTTAGCATCATGTTCGAAGTGTCAGGGTTGTCAGCGAAGCTGAACCATTTGACCAGAAGAAAAAAACGCACAGGGAGCTATTGATTACAGCTTCTCGGTGTCACTTGTTCACCAGGATTTAGGTATTGATGAGGCTGCGAGTGAAAACAAGCTCTTTCCCTTGTGGGCTGCTACCCAGAAGAACAAAGGCAAAGTTGGAAGAAATATTCCGCCGGCCCCGAATCAGAGGGATTCCGTTATTGATTGAAAGGCCCCTTCATGTTATTTTTGTTGGAAACAAATCTATGGGTTTGGAAGTTTTATAGCATTTGAGAAAGGGGCTGCATAAGTGATGGATTCATGTATTGGAGGAATTAGATTTCACAGCATGAAGATTTCAAGGCAGCTGTGATATTATGAGCTCCTTGGTTAttgataaaaattacattttacgcAGCACATGCTTTAAAGGAGAGGGCAGAGAGGGTACGGATCCTTTGAAAACGGCCCGGGGGCCCCGGTACATTTCagcagcttttattattttaatagtctgAAACCTGCCACCAAATTAACACAAACAGAAGCAGCTTTCCCTGTTTCTAATGGTAAAAAACGGTGCCTCTGTGGGAAGTCACCTCTTCCCCGTCACAACATGCTAGGGTGAGGACCGGCCATAGCTGTCGGGGTCATGGTCATTCCGTGCTGTCTGTCCTGGCCTCTGCATTGATACATAGGAAGAGGGCGAGGGAGGTATGTTTATTTTACTCATTGTTATAATTTCATAGCTCCctgagaggagagaagaaaaatcaaaatgttgCAAAATCTACTGTTAGGTAGGAAAATGGAATTGGTgcctaaatatttataaaactagaTTGAATTAAATGCCTACCTCTTTATCAGTCAAAAACGTGAATTGTTTATTATCTAATAATGCCCTCATGGCAATTATTAATGGGACTGTTGTATTTGATAAAAGTCGTCCATCAGGGTAAATATTCTATCCTGGAGGTTTCCTGTGACTTATTCCGGAAGGCGGGGATTCTCTGCCGTTCCAGGACGTCCCAGTTACTCTACTGCACTCTGTTAAACTCGACGCCAAAAACGGTCACAGCTCTCCGCCACCCGCCTTTCCCATGTCATCGTCAGAAGCCTCTTCAGCTGCGTCATTGGTGCACGTTTCCATGGTGACCCAAACTCTGGTCAAATCAGGACCAACAGCGTGACGTGCGGAAGCAGAGCCCCGCCTTGCAGCCACGTCATCTGCTGGCCCCGGCTGGCACCCTACAAGGTCCGCCTCGACAGTCCACGTCAACAGTCCACGTCAAGGAGGAGCTGTGATGGAACCATGCAGGAGAGTGGTTAGAGCCCCACCTTTGCCACTTAGCAGCCTTATGAGCTTGGGTGTGAGACTCCATTCAGCTGGAGGCTGACAGGCCCAGCAGAGCCTTTTGGGGTGATAGGGGCCCCGGGATGCGGTAGAACATGCAGCAGCATCAGGCACTAGTGGGCACACCTGCTCCCAGGGGCTTTAAGCGCCCTTTCCAAGGCGGGGCTGGGGTTTCCCCCACCTCCCTCGGGGACATGTGTAGCTGGGCCCTACAGAGGGCCACACCTACCAGGTGAAGTCTGTGGCAGGTACCTGTGTGGCAGTGACATAAGCTGCCTGCTCCAAAAGCCTTGAGCTGCCCAAGAAACAGAGCTTGGAGATGCCGGGCACATGCCCCCAGCTGCTTCCTCTAAAAGTTCACCTGACCAGTCACTGTTTGCCTTTGGAGGGTGGAGTGTGAgggagctgggcatgggtggAAATCATCTCTCTGTTGAGCTGGGAAtacatggagagaaaaagaaaagcagagctgGAGTGGTACCCAGGGGCACTAGAGTGATACCCAGGGGTAGCCTGAGCATGCCTCGTCCTTGGGATCCCACAGGAATGGCTGTTTTTCCTCATCAGGGAAGGACGCTGGGAGCAGGGCAGCCACGTGTGAAGCCTGGGGAGAGGCCCCAGGTCAGCATCCGTGTCTGGGCCGTCTGGGTGCTGGGACGAGTGGGCTGCCCTCCAGCTCAGGATGCAGGGAGGAAGGGGGACCAGGCGGTGAGTGGTCCCTAGACCCCTCTCATTCACCTTCCACATGTCGTGCCGGCCGAAAACTTTTCAGAGTGAGCTTGGTGCCCTTCCCCATTTCTCTGGAGCCTGCGCTGGTTCTGGTGGTTGTGCTTATTGGCAGTTTATGTTCTTCATGGAGCAGCCACTGTGATGCTTTGCACAATGATAAGGCAGGCCCCACACATCCACTGAGATCTCCTGGCCCCTTTGTGGCTGCCCACCCACGCCCCTGCTCCCCAGGCGCCATGAGCTACTTAGGGATGAAGGCGGTTGCCTGGGGAGGGGGGCTCTCCGGCCCATTCTTTCCGTAGAAAGCTGCACGAGACTGCCGCACGTGCTACTGGTGGGAGACTGCCCCAGGTGCTCCTGGTGGGAGACTGCCCCACGCGCTCCCGGTGGGAGACTGTCCCATGCACTCCTGGTGGGAGACTGTCCCATGCACTCCTGGTAAGCGATCTGGGAGCAGCTCTTCACATAACCTTTGTCGGGATGCTTAAGCAAATGGCCTTGGAGCCCCTGGCATCCCCTGTGGTGGGCATGCAGGCTGTGTGGCCATCCCTGGCCACCCAGGCAGAGGGAGACAACCAGAGAGATGCCTATATGTTACATTCCTGTCTTCCACCTTTCTGAGCCAACTGAGAAATGGATAGCAGACCTCAAGATTTTAGCTTTTTTAGGATAAAAGCAAGATtgaagatgggggtggggggcatggCCCTGGTGGCTTCCAGTAATTCCCACAAGAATCACACACCTCATCACTGTCCCTGCTGGCTAGGCTCAAGTCTCCCCAGCCAGGGCAGGGGCTGACCATCTCAGAAGAGACCAGGGTGCCCCAACTATGGGGCCAGCGGGTCACCTGCAGGAGCCCTACAGTGCTAAGCTGAGCAtacccttctcttcctcccttatCGCTGGTCAGTCACTCTTCTCCCTTGTGGAAGTGAGAGCAGAGGAGGTCAGGAGCTACATGGAAACCAGAGGCAGGGGCCACAGcagctgccccacccccacccaacaCAGGTGGCTGTCGGAGCTTCAAGCAGTCAGTGGACCCACGGAGCTCCTCCCGTCTACACAGCTCGGGCAACTCCAAAGGATGAAGGCAGAGTTTCCCTGAGGACTGAGCTGAAGGAAACGACCACCCCTCTAGAGGGAACAGGGATTCACTCCCCCTGGCAGGACTGGCCACAAAGAAGCAGTTGGCAGGCAGGACCCGGGGCCTGTGCGCAGCCGCATGGCTGTGGTCCTCACTCTGTGTGTGGTCAGCACAGGGCATCCCGAGCTTAGGTCAGCCACAGCTCTGGACTGTGCCAGCTTTAGGCTAGGAAATAACAGGTTGATGCTGCCAGAGGCCCCAAGAGGCCGCAGTCAGGGCCCTGTCCCTGAGGGTGCAGGAGCCCCAAGGAAAACACCACCTGCAGCTTGGTCTCTGTGCCCTCACCCTTTCATGGTGGTGCCAGCCCTGGCCTCACGTGCGGGATGAGGATGGCAGCATTTTGGGCTGTGGGTGAGTTTGGTGAATATGGAGATGGCACCTTGAAAGCTGTCGCTTCCTTGGGTCCCTTGGTGGAGCCCTTTTGCTCACTGCTTCCTCTGGTTGGGTGACATGAGCTTGCTTTTTGAAGCCCCTCTGCTAGTTTAAGACAGGTCTGTCCTCAGCATAACTCTCGGATGAAGGGCTGGACAACAGCTGTCTTCCTGAGCCCGAGTGGGGAGGCTGCCCGCAGCAGCCTGTGGGATCCCAGCTGGTATCCAGGGGAGGAACTGGCCATGCCCTGCCCCCAGTGGGAATGGCCAGGGAGCTTTTCAGACCCCTACAGGCACCCCAAGACTAAGGAGGGAGACACATCCCCACTCCCCGGACAGCATGAGACAGGGTCAGCCAAGTCCTCCTGTCaaaggccagagagtaaatatgtCAGGCTTGGCAAAGCCACAGCCAGTATGGAGAAAAAGGCATGACTGGGTTCTAGTAAAGCTTCATTTACAGAAGCAGGTGGTGGGCTGCATGGGCCCACAGTGCAGTCCGCCGGCCACGGGGCCACGAGCTGGAGAGGCCTGTGCGGGTACGGTCTTCCTGACGCTTCCTGTGATGCCTGAGTGACATCTGGAGAGGGTTGAAAGCGTCACGTACTGCCAGAACTTGGAGATgtcattttcagttttataagTGAACATTGTAAATTACTCACCTGATGAAGTTAAGTTTTCTCCTCCCAAATCTTGGCACAAAGTGATTCTCTGAAGATGCCCACATCACCAGAGCACATGCATCCCTCCTCCAGCCATGCTGAGACCCCCAGGGACTCAAGAGCCTCAGGGGAGTAGGAGTTAATGCTGAGACACAGCTGGCACCCACCCATGCCAACAACCTGGCCCCAACACGGGCCCCTGCTTGGAGGGCACAGGACCTCTGTCAGTCAGAGCTTTGCCCTTGTCCCCAAAGACCTCATTGGCCAGATCCCTAAAAGACGATGGCTCTCCCCCTGTTTTCCAGGTCCCCATCCTCATCCCGTGCCACAGAGTGGTCTGCAGCAGTGGAGCCATGGGCAACTACTCCGGAGGACTGGCGGTGAAGGAATGGCTTCTGGTCCACGAAGGCCACCGGGTGGGGAAGCCAGCCTTGGGAAGGAGCTCAAGACGGGCAGGGGCCTGGCTCAGGGCAGTGgggcccacctcgggctccccgCCTGCCGGGCCCAACTGAGCGATGCTTGAGCGACACACACATGTAACACTGCATCGGACGTAGGGTGTGGGGACACGGCTGTATTAAAGGAGGTGACTGTTTCCCGGGGAACGAGCATGTCTGCCCTCTCTGTTTCCATGTTTTCCAGCATCGTGAGTTCAAACGCACGCGGCCGTGCATGCATTTGCTCCTTCCCTAACACTGCCATTGCTGTTTTTCTTGTATGTTAAAACAGGCTGGTCAAGTGGGGAAGGCCTGGCCCGTGTTGGGGCCACAGCCCGGGATGGGGCAGTCTGGTGCCCACCCGCAGGCCACAGACAACTGCCACAGCCGCCATTCGAGGCCAGCTTAGGCCCATCCCAGGCCGTCCACGCTAGAAAGCCGGCCCTGCCCCAGTGCATCCCCACCATGCCGCCTTCCTGGCTGTGTCCACACTGTGATGATGTTTCCCACTCAGTTCCTCGCATCCCACACTAAGTCTCACTGAAGGAAAGGGAAGCAGACCTTGGAAGTCAATTCTTCTAGAGGTTTTGTAGCTTTGTTTTCCACCTGCCAGAAAGGCTAATGCAAGAGGCATCCACTTATGGTCTGTATTGGGTGGGTAGAAAACAACCGTATGCCAAGATTTGGCAAGACAGAGAGCGCTCTGGCCACGGGTTCAGTGGAGCTTGCACTCTCTGAGAGCTTGAGTCAAGTCTCGCCCTCTCTCCCTACGCCCTGGCCTAGTGTGCCCCGGGCAGCAGGAAGGAAGGGGCCTGGGATTCTCATCTCGGGGGCTGCCCCAAAGGGGCCTCAGGGACCATGGGCCTGTTAGGACCCCAGCACCCCAGTGTCGATCCTGGAAGTCAAAGGTTGTGACTGGTGGGCCGGCTCATGTCACTGATGGCAGCAGGGAGGGTTTCCGGCATTGGCCCTGTGCTGCCATCCGATTCCTCCCTCTCGTGTTGTGCAATTGACAAACTCCACAAGCCTGAAGGGCAACCTGTCGCTCTGGAGGTGGATGAATAAAACAGAGCATGTGATGTATACAGAAAGAACCCGCACCCACCTGGGCACCGGAGTGCCGGGTTCTCATCCAGCATT
It contains:
- the MGMT gene encoding methylated-DNA--protein-cysteine methyltransferase isoform X6, which codes for MRSFPAPAAGRACAASQATIESLRFWFPALPGNPSPKGRGEKCLQSSVLGKMDKTCEMKRTMLDSPLGKLELSGCEQGLHKISFLGQGTPAAEVVHQAGVMGAPEGCEIRRSGFLPAVSSPGRQPQSRASSGRSDEKQPCPHPHPVPQSGLQQWSHGQLLRRTGGEGMASGPRRPPGGEASLGKELKTGRGLAQGSGAHLGLPACRAQLSDA